A region from the Rhodamnia argentea isolate NSW1041297 chromosome 7, ASM2092103v1, whole genome shotgun sequence genome encodes:
- the LOC115734778 gene encoding uncharacterized protein LOC115734778 isoform X2, whose amino-acid sequence MLKCRVLGTPTIELQGSFDKEASDSVKHPSVYARNFLEYCCFRTLALSLQVASHLGDKKFRRLTYDMMVAWETPGASESLVHEGEDVTVGVQAFSRIAPAVPIIANVVISENLFEVLTASTGGRLHFFVYDKYLTGLERAVKKLKSQSESSLLSGVRSSRGEKILEVDGTVTTQPVLEHVGMSTWPGRLTLTDHALYFEPLRMVSYDDAKKYDLSDDLKQIVKPELTGPWGTRLFDKAIMYKSTSLLEPVVMEFPELKGHARRDYWLAIVREILYAHRFVKKFQITGVERDEALSMAVLGILRIQAIREFSSLGPLHCEDLLMFNLCDQLPGGDLILEALANGSSIRELDRTNSYDDGGGGMYSISSLAMISNLGFFGSGSNNLNEAGLVVGEIAVGEISSLERVVKESRNSYKKVVVAQATVDEVKVDGIDTNMAVMKELLFPLIEVGKWLLSLAYWDNPLHSSIFCLVVTYIICRGLLGYAFAFGLVFLAVFMVLNKYFSGGKAFHEVKVIAPPAMNTMEQLLAVQNAISQAEGFIQDTNIVLLKLRGLMMSIYPQASEKLSVALFLSALMLVLVPSKYILLMVFLENFTRYSPLRKASSERWMRRLREWWFSIPAAPVVLEREKEDKKRK is encoded by the exons ATGCTTAAATGCAGAGTCCTTGGTACTCCAACGATTGAGCTTCAGGGGAGCTTCGACAAAGAGGCTTCTGATTCCGTAAAGCATCCATCAGTTTATGCAAGGAACTTTTTGGAATATTGTTGCTTCAGGACACTTGCACTCTCACTTCAAGTAGCCAGCCATCTGGGTGATAAAAAATTCCGGCGCCTAACTTATGACATGATGGTAGCTTGGGAAACACCTGGTGCAAGTGAATCTTTAGTTCAT GAAGGTGAAGACGTTACTGTCGGTGTGCAAGCTTTCTCTCGTATAGCTCCAGCTGTCCCTATCATTGCAAATGTCGTTATTAGTGAAAACCTTTTTGAAGTGCTCACCGCTTCTACGGGTGGTCGGCTTCATTTTTTTGTCTATGATAAGTACCTTACCGGGCTGGAAAG AGctgtaaaaaaattgaagtccCAGTCAGAATCATCCCTCCTTTCAGGTGTTCGATCCTCCAGAGGAGAGAAGATTCTTGAAGTGGATGGAACTGTAACAACACAACCAGTTCTTGAACATGTAGGAATGTCTACATGGCCTG GTCGTTTAACACTGACTGATCATGCCCTTTATTTTGAACCACTCCGAATGGTATCTTATGACGATGCCAAAAAGTATGACTTATCAGATGATCTGAAACAGATTGTCAAGCCCGAGTTGACTGGACCATGGGGCACTAGGTTGTTTGACAAGGCAATCATGTACAAATCAACATCATT ATTGGAACCTGTTGTCATGGAGTTTCCTGAACTCAAAGGACATGCTCGTCGTGACTATTGGTTGGCAATAGTCCGGGAGATTTTATATGCACACCGCTTCGTTAAGAAATTCCAGATCACTGGAGTGGAACGAGATGAAGCACTTTCAATGGCTGTACTTGGAATCCTACGGATACAGGCCATTAGAGAATTTAGTTCCTTAGGCCCTCTTCACTGTGAGGATCTTCTCATGTTTAATCTCTGTGACCAACTTCCTGGCGGAGACTTAATACTGGAAGCTCTTGCAAACGGGTCATCCATAAGGGAACTAGACCGTACTAATAGTTACGATGATGGGGGTGGTGGGATGTATTCCATTTCCTCGCTCGCCATGATTTCTAACCTAGGGTTCTTTGGGAGTGGTTCCAATAACCTAAATGAAGCAGGGCTTGTTGTTGGCGAGATAGCTGTGGGGGAAATCAGTTCGTTAGAAAGAGTGGTGAAAGAATCTAGAAACAGCTATAAAAAGGTAGTGGTGGCACAAGCAACTGTTGATGAAGTTAAAGTTGATGGGATTGATACCAATATGGCAGTCATGAAG GAGTTACTGTTTCCTCTTATTGAAGTTGGCAAGTGGCTACTTTCTCTGGCATATTGGGATAATCCTTTGCACTCTTCCATCTTCTGTTTGGTCGTCACTTACATCATTTGCAG GGGATTGCTCGGTTATGCCTTTGCATTTGGGCTCGTATTCCTCGCAGTTTTCATGGTACTTAATAAGTACTTTAGTGGAGGGAAGGCTTTTCATGAAGTCAAGGTTATAGCCCCTCCTGCGATGAACACAATGGAGCAGCTTTTGGCTGTTCAAAATGCAATTTCCCAAGCTGAAGGGTTCATCCAGGACACAAACATAGTCCTCCTGAAATTACGTGGCTTAATGATGTCCATTTACCCTCAG GCAAGTGAGAAATTGTCAGTAGCTCTCTTTCTGTCGGCCCTGATGCTCGTTCTTGTTCCCAGTAAGTACATATTGTTAATGGTTTTCTTGGAGAATTTTACAAGATATTCTCCTCTACGGAAAGCAAGTAGTGAAAGATGGATGAGGAGGTTAAGAGAGTGGTGGTTCAGTATACCAGCAGCTCCTGTTGTTCtcgaaagagagaaggaagataAGAAGAGAAAGTGA
- the LOC115734778 gene encoding uncharacterized protein LOC115734778 isoform X1, with the protein MAVASKTRNMLEGLVREGSFKWLIGNRTLFGEEFEEMGKSPSAQRNWIPELSPIANIVVRRCSKVLGTPTIELQGSFDKEASDSVKHPSVYARNFLEYCCFRTLALSLQVASHLGDKKFRRLTYDMMVAWETPGASESLVHEGEDVTVGVQAFSRIAPAVPIIANVVISENLFEVLTASTGGRLHFFVYDKYLTGLERAVKKLKSQSESSLLSGVRSSRGEKILEVDGTVTTQPVLEHVGMSTWPGRLTLTDHALYFEPLRMVSYDDAKKYDLSDDLKQIVKPELTGPWGTRLFDKAIMYKSTSLLEPVVMEFPELKGHARRDYWLAIVREILYAHRFVKKFQITGVERDEALSMAVLGILRIQAIREFSSLGPLHCEDLLMFNLCDQLPGGDLILEALANGSSIRELDRTNSYDDGGGGMYSISSLAMISNLGFFGSGSNNLNEAGLVVGEIAVGEISSLERVVKESRNSYKKVVVAQATVDEVKVDGIDTNMAVMKELLFPLIEVGKWLLSLAYWDNPLHSSIFCLVVTYIICRGLLGYAFAFGLVFLAVFMVLNKYFSGGKAFHEVKVIAPPAMNTMEQLLAVQNAISQAEGFIQDTNIVLLKLRGLMMSIYPQASEKLSVALFLSALMLVLVPSKYILLMVFLENFTRYSPLRKASSERWMRRLREWWFSIPAAPVVLEREKEDKKRK; encoded by the exons ATGGCTGTGGCAAGCAAGACCAGGAATATGTTAGAGGGTCTAGTGAGAGAAGGTTCGTTCAAGTGGTTGATTGGGAACCGGACCTTATTTGGAGAAGAATTTGAAGAAATGGGGAAGTCTCCATCGGCTCAAAGGAACTGGATACCAGAGCTGTCTCCAATAGCGAATATTGTTGTTCGCCGATGCTCAAA AGTCCTTGGTACTCCAACGATTGAGCTTCAGGGGAGCTTCGACAAAGAGGCTTCTGATTCCGTAAAGCATCCATCAGTTTATGCAAGGAACTTTTTGGAATATTGTTGCTTCAGGACACTTGCACTCTCACTTCAAGTAGCCAGCCATCTGGGTGATAAAAAATTCCGGCGCCTAACTTATGACATGATGGTAGCTTGGGAAACACCTGGTGCAAGTGAATCTTTAGTTCAT GAAGGTGAAGACGTTACTGTCGGTGTGCAAGCTTTCTCTCGTATAGCTCCAGCTGTCCCTATCATTGCAAATGTCGTTATTAGTGAAAACCTTTTTGAAGTGCTCACCGCTTCTACGGGTGGTCGGCTTCATTTTTTTGTCTATGATAAGTACCTTACCGGGCTGGAAAG AGctgtaaaaaaattgaagtccCAGTCAGAATCATCCCTCCTTTCAGGTGTTCGATCCTCCAGAGGAGAGAAGATTCTTGAAGTGGATGGAACTGTAACAACACAACCAGTTCTTGAACATGTAGGAATGTCTACATGGCCTG GTCGTTTAACACTGACTGATCATGCCCTTTATTTTGAACCACTCCGAATGGTATCTTATGACGATGCCAAAAAGTATGACTTATCAGATGATCTGAAACAGATTGTCAAGCCCGAGTTGACTGGACCATGGGGCACTAGGTTGTTTGACAAGGCAATCATGTACAAATCAACATCATT ATTGGAACCTGTTGTCATGGAGTTTCCTGAACTCAAAGGACATGCTCGTCGTGACTATTGGTTGGCAATAGTCCGGGAGATTTTATATGCACACCGCTTCGTTAAGAAATTCCAGATCACTGGAGTGGAACGAGATGAAGCACTTTCAATGGCTGTACTTGGAATCCTACGGATACAGGCCATTAGAGAATTTAGTTCCTTAGGCCCTCTTCACTGTGAGGATCTTCTCATGTTTAATCTCTGTGACCAACTTCCTGGCGGAGACTTAATACTGGAAGCTCTTGCAAACGGGTCATCCATAAGGGAACTAGACCGTACTAATAGTTACGATGATGGGGGTGGTGGGATGTATTCCATTTCCTCGCTCGCCATGATTTCTAACCTAGGGTTCTTTGGGAGTGGTTCCAATAACCTAAATGAAGCAGGGCTTGTTGTTGGCGAGATAGCTGTGGGGGAAATCAGTTCGTTAGAAAGAGTGGTGAAAGAATCTAGAAACAGCTATAAAAAGGTAGTGGTGGCACAAGCAACTGTTGATGAAGTTAAAGTTGATGGGATTGATACCAATATGGCAGTCATGAAG GAGTTACTGTTTCCTCTTATTGAAGTTGGCAAGTGGCTACTTTCTCTGGCATATTGGGATAATCCTTTGCACTCTTCCATCTTCTGTTTGGTCGTCACTTACATCATTTGCAG GGGATTGCTCGGTTATGCCTTTGCATTTGGGCTCGTATTCCTCGCAGTTTTCATGGTACTTAATAAGTACTTTAGTGGAGGGAAGGCTTTTCATGAAGTCAAGGTTATAGCCCCTCCTGCGATGAACACAATGGAGCAGCTTTTGGCTGTTCAAAATGCAATTTCCCAAGCTGAAGGGTTCATCCAGGACACAAACATAGTCCTCCTGAAATTACGTGGCTTAATGATGTCCATTTACCCTCAG GCAAGTGAGAAATTGTCAGTAGCTCTCTTTCTGTCGGCCCTGATGCTCGTTCTTGTTCCCAGTAAGTACATATTGTTAATGGTTTTCTTGGAGAATTTTACAAGATATTCTCCTCTACGGAAAGCAAGTAGTGAAAGATGGATGAGGAGGTTAAGAGAGTGGTGGTTCAGTATACCAGCAGCTCCTGTTGTTCtcgaaagagagaaggaagataAGAAGAGAAAGTGA
- the LOC115734662 gene encoding transcription factor BEE 3-like, giving the protein MADFASEYLQCLKASSFPFMDTDPSMEFLSHHFREMNPTVVLDHSSLTFHENPMDGFCSESLFPHQAPDFPGNLAVSVPGLSHPQEPNCGSGSVVQAVVAGDGEPRRKRKALDVSQSSSANSSAPAPLDTGRKKKHSSSSSGRAKRIKGNTEKVEERPKEVVHVRARRGQATDSHSLAERVRRSKINERLRCLQDIVPGCYKTMGLAVMLDEIINYVQSLQNQVEFLSMKLTAASTFYDFNAESDAIESMQRAKAFEAKELERLIREGQGRQANFHTTWHT; this is encoded by the exons ATGGCCGATTTCGCATCAGAATACCTGCAGTGTCTCAAGGCCTCATCGTTCCCCTTCATGGACACCGATCCAAGCATGGAGTTCCTGAGCCACCACTTCAGAGAGATGAACCCAACTGTCGTGTTGGATCACTCGAGCTTGACCTTCCATGAGAACCCAATGGATGGCTTTTGCAGCGAGAGCTTGTTCCCTCACCAGGCCCCTGACTTTCCTGGAAACCTGGCGGTCAGCGTCCCTGGACTTTCTCACCCTCAGGAGCCGAACTGTGGGTCTGGCTCTGTCGTTCAGGCTGTCGTGGCCGGTGACGGCGAGCCCCGTAGGAAGAGGAAGGCATTGGATGTTTCGCAGAGCAGCTCTGCAAATTCATCAGCCCCTGCTCCTTTGGACActggaaggaagaaaaagcac AGCAGCAGTAGTTCGGGCAGAGCAAAGAGAATCAAAGGCAACACTGAGAAGGTGGAGGAGAGGCCGAAGGAAGTGGTTCACGTTAGAGCTAGGAGAGGACAAGCCACTGATAGCCACAGTTTAGCAGAGAGG GTCAGGAGAAGCAAAATCAACGAGCGGCTGAGATGTCTGCAGGATATTGTTCCAGGATGTTACAAG ACGATGGGATTGGCGGTGATGTTGGATGAGATTATCAATTATGTGCAGTCATTACAGAATCAGGTTGAG TTCCTTTCAATGAAACTTACTGCAGCAAGCACATTCTATGACTTCAATGCCGAGTCCGATGCTATCGAAAGTATGCAG AGAGCAAAGGCATTTGAGGCAAAAGAGTTGGAGAGGCTCATCAGAGAAGGACAAGGGAGACAAGCCAATTTCCACACAACATGGCACACTTGA